Proteins encoded together in one Bacteroides ovatus window:
- a CDS encoding ATP-binding protein produces the protein MKKSIWIKHFFCLLAFLIVGTFPAISIGNHYDFKLIGSQNGMPSIISCIYTEQKGFIWIGTPTGLIRFDGTELKKYTAQPDNENSLPNDSILQIIEDNQQTTWILTTTGIARYSLIHDNFFIPKLNNQPIIAKSICKIADGLLFGGINKIYKYSYATNTISLIREFKTDEPFIIRSIQMWKPDTILCLSWQQGILQMNLKNFEITPFPFQYGNDNVGIIIDSQQRIWLSTYNNGVKCFSAQGKLIASYTTQNSRLSSDIVLCMTEFKQKIWMGTDGGGINILDPTTGNITVLEHISGDNHSLPTNTILCLHSDSAGNIWAGSKREGVINIREVSMRTYTNVVLGHNKGLSQSTVLQLYQEPASEELWIAMDGGGINKFIPSTETFVHYPDTWGDKMVSITGFTPNELLVSAFSKGIFIFDKKTGKKRPFAIMSPSLEHHIRYSGQPINLYRDTPNSILILSLPPYRYHTSTRQLTPVPCAKEVKIKGLLSSIGYDSTAIYLNDPYNIYRLDRKKDTVEIFASAPQGFFNAVSRDDKGVFWIAGTRGLYTYHPDTRKFERIPTTLFNEVNTVLCDNKGKVWIGAEQKLFIWLTDTKRFVWFGEADGISPNEYLAEPRLISPKGNIYMGGVKGLLCINADTQIEKSSDSPEIRLAELTINGENRMYQLNQDKISIPWNSKNIKIRVMTYGADILRLKVYHFQMGDLKTEGYNPELMIPSLAPGSYPIMVSCNTQEGNETTPQFLFTLNVLPPWYRSWWFVSLCIIACIGIVVQIVFVLLRRKENKMKWMMKEHEQNVYEEKVRFLINISHELRTPLTLIYAPLSRILKTLPSTDAIYPPLKNIHKQAQRMKDLINMVLDVRKMEVGETKLKLQAYPFNSWIKEIGADFTDEGAAQEVQIDYQLDDSIKEVVFDKGMCTIVVTNLLTNALKHSPKNTTVTIRTSKNDSYVRVSVLDQGEGMQEEDMEKVFIRFYQGKQEIGGSGVGLSYAKMLVELHKGKIGAMNNEAGGATFFFDLPLGLESGEVICQPKPYINELITPDVDHEINAPETLDFSTQNYTVLLVDDNHNLTDFLSKELKSLFKAIYIAHDGREAFEIAQKQVPDIIVSDVMMPVMNGYELCKAVKENIGISHILVILLTARNDEQSRLYGYKIGADAYLGKPFEIDTLVKIIQNRLYNREQTKEHYQHIGNFPQPLESTFSQADETFLLKFNKLISENISNPSLDIPFICREIGMSKTSLYNKLKAITDMGANDYINKFRLEQAITLIKTTDLTFTEISDQIGFTTLRYFSTAFKQYTGLTPTQYKNECRSENK, from the coding sequence ATGAAAAAAAGTATTTGGATAAAACACTTTTTCTGCTTACTGGCTTTTCTTATCGTAGGCACATTTCCAGCAATAAGTATAGGTAACCATTACGACTTTAAACTGATTGGTTCCCAAAACGGAATGCCGTCTATCATCAGCTGTATCTATACCGAACAAAAGGGATTCATCTGGATCGGTACTCCGACAGGACTAATCAGATTTGATGGAACGGAACTCAAAAAGTACACCGCACAACCTGATAATGAAAATTCCCTGCCTAACGACAGTATCCTGCAAATTATTGAAGATAATCAGCAGACAACCTGGATACTGACCACCACAGGAATCGCCCGTTATTCTCTTATTCACGACAACTTCTTTATCCCCAAACTAAATAATCAGCCCATCATTGCCAAATCGATCTGCAAAATAGCAGACGGGCTTCTGTTCGGAGGGATCAACAAGATATATAAATATTCTTATGCCACCAACACGATTTCTCTCATACGGGAATTCAAGACCGACGAGCCGTTCATTATACGATCCATACAAATGTGGAAACCCGATACCATATTGTGTCTAAGCTGGCAACAGGGAATACTGCAAATGAACCTCAAGAATTTCGAGATAACCCCATTTCCTTTCCAATACGGGAACGACAACGTAGGAATCATCATAGACTCCCAACAAAGAATATGGCTGTCAACCTACAACAATGGCGTCAAGTGTTTCTCCGCCCAGGGAAAATTGATAGCCAGCTATACCACTCAAAACTCCCGTTTGAGCAGTGACATCGTATTGTGCATGACCGAATTCAAACAAAAAATATGGATGGGAACAGACGGGGGAGGTATCAATATCCTCGATCCCACAACCGGCAATATTACCGTACTCGAACATATCTCCGGAGATAATCATTCCCTTCCCACAAATACAATACTCTGCCTGCATAGCGACTCTGCCGGAAATATATGGGCGGGAAGTAAACGTGAAGGGGTTATCAACATTCGTGAAGTATCCATGAGAACTTACACTAATGTTGTGTTAGGGCACAACAAAGGATTAAGTCAAAGTACGGTATTACAACTATATCAGGAACCGGCTTCCGAAGAACTCTGGATCGCTATGGACGGAGGAGGTATCAATAAATTCATTCCTTCTACAGAAACATTTGTGCACTATCCCGACACTTGGGGAGACAAGATGGTCTCCATCACCGGCTTCACACCCAACGAATTGTTAGTATCTGCCTTTTCCAAAGGTATCTTCATATTCGATAAAAAGACAGGAAAGAAGCGTCCTTTCGCTATTATGAGCCCTTCATTAGAGCATCACATCCGCTATAGCGGACAGCCAATCAACTTATACCGGGATACTCCCAATTCGATCTTAATATTAAGTTTGCCTCCTTACCGCTACCATACTTCCACCCGGCAACTCACTCCTGTCCCTTGTGCCAAAGAAGTGAAAATAAAAGGCTTGTTGAGTTCCATTGGATATGATTCCACTGCCATTTACCTGAACGATCCTTATAATATATATAGACTGGATCGTAAAAAAGACACAGTGGAGATATTTGCAAGTGCTCCACAGGGATTCTTCAATGCTGTATCCAGGGATGACAAGGGCGTATTCTGGATTGCAGGCACCCGTGGCCTGTACACCTATCACCCTGATACCCGCAAATTCGAAAGAATTCCTACCACCTTATTTAATGAAGTAAATACCGTGTTATGCGACAATAAAGGAAAAGTGTGGATAGGAGCTGAACAGAAACTCTTTATATGGCTCACCGATACCAAACGTTTTGTATGGTTCGGAGAAGCGGATGGAATTTCCCCCAATGAATACTTGGCCGAGCCCCGTCTCATTTCCCCCAAAGGCAACATCTATATGGGAGGTGTAAAAGGCTTACTATGTATCAATGCAGACACTCAAATAGAAAAGAGTAGTGACTCTCCGGAAATACGCCTTGCCGAACTGACCATAAACGGAGAGAACAGGATGTATCAGCTCAATCAAGACAAGATATCCATCCCCTGGAACAGTAAAAACATTAAGATCCGTGTCATGACTTATGGTGCGGACATTCTCCGGCTCAAAGTCTATCATTTCCAAATGGGAGACCTTAAAACCGAAGGCTACAACCCTGAATTGATGATCCCATCTCTTGCTCCGGGAAGTTATCCCATCATGGTGAGCTGTAACACACAGGAAGGAAATGAAACAACTCCCCAGTTTCTTTTCACATTAAACGTACTGCCACCCTGGTACAGAAGCTGGTGGTTCGTTTCTCTCTGCATCATTGCTTGCATAGGCATTGTGGTACAAATTGTTTTCGTTCTGCTTCGACGCAAAGAAAACAAGATGAAATGGATGATGAAAGAACACGAGCAGAATGTGTATGAAGAAAAAGTTCGTTTTCTGATTAATATCAGCCATGAACTGCGAACTCCGCTCACACTCATATATGCCCCGCTAAGCCGCATATTAAAGACACTTCCTTCTACAGATGCCATTTATCCACCGTTGAAGAATATACATAAACAGGCTCAACGGATGAAAGATCTTATCAACATGGTGCTGGACGTACGTAAGATGGAAGTAGGAGAAACCAAGTTGAAACTCCAAGCCTATCCATTTAACTCATGGATAAAGGAGATTGGTGCCGATTTTACGGACGAGGGAGCTGCCCAGGAAGTGCAAATAGATTATCAGCTCGACGACAGCATAAAAGAGGTGGTATTTGACAAGGGTATGTGTACAATCGTAGTCACAAACTTATTGACGAACGCACTGAAACACAGTCCTAAAAACACAACCGTCACTATCCGTACCAGCAAAAATGACTCATACGTCCGTGTTTCCGTTTTGGATCAGGGAGAAGGTATGCAAGAGGAAGACATGGAGAAAGTATTCATCCGTTTCTATCAAGGCAAGCAGGAAATTGGCGGTAGCGGAGTCGGACTTTCATACGCCAAGATGCTGGTGGAATTGCATAAAGGTAAAATCGGAGCCATGAACAACGAAGCGGGAGGAGCCACTTTCTTCTTCGACTTACCTTTGGGATTGGAGTCGGGCGAAGTCATCTGCCAGCCGAAACCTTACATCAATGAATTGATTACACCGGACGTAGATCATGAGATCAACGCTCCCGAGACACTCGACTTCTCTACGCAGAATTACACAGTGCTATTGGTAGACGACAATCATAACCTGACAGATTTCCTCTCCAAAGAATTGAAATCCTTATTCAAAGCAATTTATATAGCACATGATGGCCGGGAAGCTTTCGAAATAGCGCAAAAGCAAGTTCCGGATATTATAGTGAGCGATGTGATGATGCCGGTTATGAATGGATACGAACTGTGCAAAGCGGTAAAAGAGAATATCGGCATCAGTCATATTCTTGTGATTCTGCTCACGGCACGCAATGATGAACAGAGCCGACTGTATGGGTATAAAATCGGGGCGGACGCTTATCTGGGAAAACCTTTTGAGATAGACACTCTTGTTAAGATTATACAGAACCGGCTATACAACCGGGAGCAAACGAAAGAGCACTATCAACATATAGGCAACTTCCCTCAACCGCTGGAGAGTACTTTCAGCCAGGCGGATGAAACGTTCTTGTTAAAGTTTAACAAGCTCATTTCCGAGAATATCAGCAATCCGTCTTTAGATATTCCTTTTATCTGCAGAGAGATCGGAATGAGTAAAACATCTCTTTACAACAAGTTGAAGGCTATCACCGATATGGGGGCAAATGACTATATCAACAAATTCAGGTTGGAGCAAGCCATTACTCTGATAAAAACCACCGATCTGACATTTACTGAAATATCAGATCAGATAGGTTTCACTACTTTACGTTATTTCAGTACTGCATTCAAACAGTACACAGGCTTGACGCCCACGCAGTATAAAAATGAATGCAGGAGTGAGAATAAATAA
- a CDS encoding SusC/RagA family TonB-linked outer membrane protein codes for MKKMQIRMQLVCLFSMLLLFFPVELFAQQGTITGKVVDERGESVIGATVMVKGSTDGTITDLDGNFKINGKVGTTITVSYVGYAPLEVKITKLTGNRFVMKEDSKTLDEVVVVGMGTQKRNTITAAVATVNADAIATRPVTDVTSALQGNVAGLNFASDASESGTGGEVGGEIKFNIRGIGSINGGEPYVLVDGVEQSLQNVNPADIESISVLKDASAAAVYGARAAYGVVLVTTKSGKQDKARVTYRGSVGMSAPINMPEMMNSVEFANYKNAYRSAIGESPYFSQETIDLMNQFLQNPYGEGLLGITANQENTGWRGGESQYANTDWFDYFYKNKSLRHSHNLSISGGSDKVTYYVGLGYTYQGGLLDRVEDSLDKYNVNTKFQIKPNDWLKFNFNNNITLNLISRPLPDMSILYHQIARSQPNMVTEVPISGLYNLPSWNEALYLDNVGYSQNRISDAMTFAATVTPLKGWDIIGEMKVRFDVQNDEFLQKQPRTTRPDGTIENVTAPRQGYSYPGIEYSNSLWGSMTRGNQFNYYLSPSVSSSYTNQWGDHFFKAMAGFQMEVQQNSSMYAYKDGVMSDDTFSFDNANGKAYNSEARDHWATMGFYTRLNWNYQNVYFLEFSGRYDGSSRFASGNRWGFFPSFSAGYDIARTDYFKQWSLPVSQLKVRLSYGRLGNQNGAGLYDYLNFMTLRPDYSNAWLLSGVTSATPVRGTVALTPSMVSPYITWEKVDNANLGFDLTLLNNRLTITADIYQRTTKDMIGPAEAIPDIGGIAVDQRAKVNNATLRNRGWELSVNWSDQLKNGFSYGIGFNIFDYKAVVTKYNNPEGLIYNNHTGLVRNKGYYQGMDLGEIWGYEANDLFLTNQEVDEYLRGVDMSFFKPNKDWQRGDLKYIDSNGDGKIDPGSGTLKDHGDLKIIGNTTPRYSFGLNLHAGYKGFEVSALFQGVMKRDFPMAASTYLFSGDSNFFKEHLDYYNVYNPGAYLPRLTKPDSPEYNANVGYNTSRYLLNAAYMRLKNLMISYNFQPKLVKKMGLENLKVYFTCDNLFTIDNLPDVFDPETLNQVNTWAGGSNETAPGLTSPMKQNGNGKVYPLNKNYVFGIEFTF; via the coding sequence ATGAAGAAAATGCAGATTAGGATGCAACTGGTGTGTCTCTTTTCAATGCTTTTACTGTTCTTCCCTGTGGAGCTCTTTGCTCAACAGGGCACTATCACTGGTAAGGTGGTAGACGAACGTGGCGAGTCCGTAATCGGAGCAACCGTTATGGTGAAAGGTTCTACTGATGGTACCATTACCGATTTGGATGGAAACTTTAAAATTAACGGTAAAGTAGGTACAACGATAACTGTCAGCTATGTGGGCTATGCTCCTTTGGAAGTGAAAATCACTAAGCTAACAGGAAATCGGTTCGTGATGAAGGAAGACTCCAAAACTTTAGATGAAGTGGTGGTAGTCGGTATGGGAACACAGAAACGTAATACTATTACAGCGGCTGTAGCAACAGTTAATGCGGATGCAATCGCTACCCGTCCTGTGACGGATGTAACCAGCGCCTTACAAGGTAATGTGGCTGGTTTGAACTTTGCTTCGGATGCTTCTGAAAGCGGTACCGGTGGTGAAGTTGGCGGAGAAATCAAATTTAATATTCGCGGTATCGGTTCTATTAATGGTGGAGAGCCTTATGTATTGGTGGATGGTGTGGAACAGAGCTTGCAGAATGTAAATCCTGCCGATATAGAAAGTATCAGTGTATTGAAAGATGCTTCTGCAGCAGCCGTGTATGGTGCTCGTGCTGCGTATGGTGTGGTGTTAGTAACGACCAAGAGCGGTAAACAGGATAAAGCCCGGGTGACTTATCGCGGTTCTGTGGGTATGAGTGCACCTATCAACATGCCCGAGATGATGAACTCTGTAGAGTTTGCCAATTATAAAAATGCGTACCGTTCGGCAATTGGTGAGTCTCCATACTTCTCACAGGAGACTATTGATTTGATGAATCAGTTTTTGCAGAACCCCTATGGTGAAGGTCTGCTCGGTATTACCGCCAATCAGGAGAATACCGGTTGGCGTGGCGGTGAATCGCAGTATGCCAATACCGACTGGTTTGATTATTTCTATAAAAACAAATCTTTGCGTCATTCACACAATCTAAGTATCTCCGGTGGATCGGACAAAGTGACTTATTATGTCGGTCTGGGTTATACTTACCAGGGTGGTTTGCTGGATCGTGTAGAAGACTCTCTGGATAAATACAACGTGAATACCAAATTTCAGATCAAGCCGAATGACTGGTTGAAGTTTAACTTCAATAACAATATCACGTTGAATCTGATTTCCCGCCCGCTCCCCGATATGTCTATTCTTTATCATCAGATAGCTCGTTCGCAGCCTAATATGGTGACTGAAGTTCCTATTTCCGGGCTTTATAATCTTCCTTCATGGAATGAAGCTTTGTATCTGGACAATGTGGGCTATTCGCAGAACCGCATTTCTGATGCCATGACTTTTGCAGCTACTGTTACGCCTCTGAAAGGCTGGGACATTATCGGAGAGATGAAAGTTCGTTTTGATGTGCAGAATGATGAATTCTTGCAGAAGCAGCCCCGTACCACACGGCCCGACGGAACCATAGAGAATGTTACCGCTCCCCGGCAGGGATATTCTTATCCCGGTATCGAATATTCGAATTCTTTGTGGGGATCAATGACTCGTGGAAATCAATTCAACTATTATTTGTCTCCCAGTGTGTCGTCTTCATATACGAATCAATGGGGTGACCATTTCTTTAAGGCAATGGCCGGTTTCCAGATGGAAGTGCAGCAAAACTCAAGCATGTATGCGTATAAAGACGGAGTGATGAGCGATGATACATTCTCTTTTGACAATGCAAACGGAAAAGCCTATAATAGTGAAGCGCGTGACCATTGGGCAACCATGGGATTCTATACCCGTTTGAACTGGAACTACCAGAATGTCTATTTTCTGGAATTTAGCGGACGTTATGATGGTTCGTCACGTTTCGCTTCCGGCAATCGTTGGGGATTTTTCCCTTCTTTCTCTGCCGGTTATGACATTGCCCGTACCGACTACTTCAAGCAATGGAGCTTGCCTGTTTCACAGTTGAAAGTGCGTTTGTCTTACGGACGTTTAGGCAATCAGAATGGAGCCGGACTATATGATTATCTGAACTTCATGACATTGAGACCGGACTATTCAAATGCATGGTTGCTTTCCGGTGTCACTTCGGCTACTCCGGTACGTGGTACAGTCGCTTTAACACCTTCTATGGTAAGCCCGTACATTACATGGGAAAAAGTGGATAATGCCAACTTAGGTTTCGACCTGACTTTGCTTAACAATCGTTTGACGATTACGGCGGATATTTACCAACGTACGACCAAAGACATGATTGGCCCGGCTGAAGCAATTCCTGATATTGGCGGTATTGCTGTTGACCAACGTGCTAAAGTAAATAATGCAACGCTACGTAACCGTGGATGGGAATTGTCGGTTAACTGGTCTGACCAGCTGAAGAATGGTTTCAGTTATGGAATCGGTTTCAATATCTTTGACTACAAAGCAGTGGTAACCAAATACAATAATCCGGAAGGATTGATTTATAACAACCACACCGGTCTGGTTCGTAACAAAGGTTATTACCAGGGAATGGATTTAGGTGAAATCTGGGGATATGAAGCAAATGATCTGTTTCTCACCAACCAGGAAGTGGATGAATATCTGAGAGGAGTAGACATGTCTTTCTTCAAACCGAATAAGGATTGGCAACGTGGTGATTTGAAATATATCGATTCGAACGGTGATGGTAAAATTGATCCGGGTTCGGGTACATTGAAAGATCACGGTGATTTGAAAATTATCGGTAATACGACTCCTCGTTACTCCTTCGGTCTGAACTTACATGCCGGTTATAAAGGTTTTGAAGTTTCCGCATTGTTCCAGGGAGTCATGAAACGTGATTTCCCGATGGCTGCAAGTACTTATCTGTTTAGCGGTGATTCCAACTTCTTTAAAGAACATTTGGATTATTATAATGTGTACAACCCGGGGGCTTACCTGCCGCGTCTGACAAAACCCGACAGTCCTGAATATAATGCGAACGTAGGTTACAACACTTCACGTTATTTATTGAACGCAGCTTATATGCGACTCAAAAACTTGATGATTTCTTATAACTTCCAGCCTAAACTGGTTAAGAAGATGGGATTGGAGAACTTGAAAGTGTATTTCACTTGTGATAATCTCTTCACGATTGACAATTTGCCGGACGTATTCGATCCTGAAACCTTGAATCAGGTAAATACATGGGCTGGGGGTAGTAACGAAACTGCTCCGGGATTGACTTCCCCAATGAAGCAAAATGGTAACGGAAAGGTATATCCGTTGAATAAAAACTACGTATTTGGTATTGAATTTACCTTTTAA
- a CDS encoding RagB/SusD family nutrient uptake outer membrane protein → MKRIYIMAFVAASILPFSSCSDFLDREPITKPEAGNFLTGAIQVENYINGLYMTLPSFSKFGLGVRSEEKNSDNIIAEKYDARLHGQNNQFSGASDWQTGYQNLRKVNYFFHNYKVPEAQENEDVLSLKGEAYFLRAYWHFDLLKKFGSIPVMDAFWDENATIAGLQIPAKTRNEVARFILSDLVEAKNLLHSRGKYSGIRINKEAAMVLAMNVALYEGTWEKYHSSDDFASSTNESNYFLGEVINWGNELFGCGIDLYKTGQNPGDAFAALFNSKDLSGMGEVLLWRKYSSDEGVFHDVNGNLKAGVVDSEGAAGITQSLVDNYLNADGTFIDPTNEKFKDFKETFEGRDPRLIQTVMNEGAKFASATTATPMHLEEYTDEKKNTISPPKLAGDGNTRSLTGYHIRLGIDTTFVSGNGETALPIIRYAEGLLAYAEAAAELEMWSDDIANKTLKALRERAGVKYLAPAKDANFTDFGYTLTPVLQEIRRERRSELALQGFRLDDLMRWKADKLIVGKRGKGAYVGDESILFKSYSPDNQKRIRERLTLDDNKWADPMAGTLPSGYQFHADRDYLLPIPPSELELNKKLKQNPKW, encoded by the coding sequence ATGAAAAGAATATATATAATGGCTTTTGTAGCCGCTTCAATATTACCATTTTCATCCTGTTCTGATTTTCTGGATAGGGAACCGATAACCAAGCCGGAAGCCGGTAATTTTCTGACAGGTGCTATACAGGTCGAAAACTATATTAACGGACTATATATGACGTTGCCGTCTTTTAGTAAGTTCGGTTTGGGAGTTCGCAGTGAAGAAAAGAATAGTGACAATATTATTGCAGAAAAGTATGATGCCCGTTTGCATGGACAGAATAACCAGTTTAGCGGAGCTTCCGATTGGCAGACTGGTTATCAGAACCTGCGTAAAGTGAACTATTTTTTCCATAATTATAAAGTACCCGAAGCACAGGAAAACGAAGATGTACTGTCGTTGAAAGGGGAGGCTTACTTTTTACGTGCCTATTGGCATTTCGATTTATTGAAGAAATTCGGTTCTATTCCGGTAATGGATGCTTTTTGGGATGAGAATGCGACAATCGCAGGATTACAGATTCCCGCAAAGACACGTAATGAGGTAGCCCGATTTATTTTGAGTGATTTGGTTGAGGCGAAGAATCTGTTGCATTCGCGCGGTAAATATTCCGGAATTCGTATCAATAAAGAAGCTGCCATGGTTTTGGCAATGAATGTGGCGTTGTATGAAGGAACTTGGGAAAAGTATCACAGCAGCGATGATTTTGCATCTTCCACTAACGAATCAAATTATTTCTTGGGTGAAGTTATTAACTGGGGAAATGAACTGTTCGGTTGTGGCATTGATCTGTATAAAACCGGGCAAAATCCGGGAGATGCTTTTGCGGCATTGTTCAATAGCAAAGATTTGTCAGGAATGGGCGAAGTGCTATTGTGGAGGAAATATTCGAGTGATGAAGGAGTCTTTCATGATGTCAACGGTAATCTGAAGGCAGGTGTTGTCGACTCGGAAGGAGCTGCCGGAATTACTCAAAGCCTGGTGGATAATTATCTGAATGCCGATGGAACATTTATTGATCCGACAAATGAGAAATTTAAGGATTTTAAGGAAACATTTGAAGGCCGTGACCCTAGATTGATTCAAACGGTGATGAATGAAGGTGCCAAATTTGCTTCTGCCACTACTGCGACCCCAATGCATCTGGAAGAATATACGGATGAGAAGAAGAATACTATTAGTCCTCCTAAATTGGCAGGAGATGGAAACACACGTTCTTTGACGGGTTATCACATCCGTTTGGGAATAGATACCACCTTTGTAAGTGGTAATGGTGAGACTGCTTTACCTATTATTCGTTATGCCGAAGGTCTTTTGGCTTATGCAGAAGCTGCTGCTGAACTGGAAATGTGGAGCGATGATATAGCGAATAAGACATTGAAAGCGCTTCGTGAACGTGCAGGAGTGAAATATCTGGCACCGGCAAAGGATGCTAATTTCACCGATTTCGGTTATACATTGACTCCTGTTTTACAGGAAATCCGTCGTGAACGCCGTTCTGAACTTGCTTTGCAAGGTTTCCGGCTGGATGATCTCATGCGTTGGAAAGCCGATAAACTGATTGTTGGAAAGCGTGGTAAAGGTGCTTATGTAGGTGATGAATCTATTTTATTCAAATCTTACAGTCCGGATAATCAGAAAAGAATCAGAGAGCGTCTGACCCTTGATGATAACAAATGGGCGGATCCGATGGCCGGGACTCTGCCAAGCGGATATCAATTCCATGCAGATAGGGATTATCTGTTACCGATCCCTCCTTCAGAATTGGAATTGAACAAAAAGTTGAAACAAAACCCGAAATGGTAA
- a CDS encoding DUF5006 domain-containing protein, with product MKKYFYRLLPICLFILVMTGCNDTETVISIGEARNLVAEISTQSAAIGDNVTFTVKVDQQDNQLALEEDIDVVLTFAGKNVEGKDVPVSDVFEGFAGHLFMKKGEKQGFTEFKVKNDLAKYPISGTITAYVRGYKINAAERPIVVSDKHYTILSLKNNSDNTVKEYGSFILVATVGASAKEDVVVHIDAGEDADKYENLPSELVVKAGYKTAESELIWVKGEKGPNTFTSVSMSFATDSEIHPVYGDELEIKVTDTDAGLTPGTELTNEQWVYTDPDQIFVSASNKKAVEKWDEVRAASALLIKEGDPHPNEALAAEGWTFLNSYEFHPIDALTEGTGLPNQYGNRPPRFMAAQNVANTQKVQAVVNEKYATMTQDGYLKMWCAYDPGISVTGEITGTRDFGVSSLYASKFDGVPTGADSWESSNVRILPGTRVEVRIRVRGKKHSFNSAVWFQGNIRGVQWSTYGEVDLLENPATNANPNGAWQTFHWNDISTSSGDKYKPSSGQLIISDMDEFDIYWMEWRDNNEIALGINGKENVRMRTDGSYTGIANGTASWNSSTHWPFTDKYNTEGLHLLLTFAGCNEWALGDAAAEQAAKDGSWANDFKHISYQESKSSNDTPRMEIDWIRFYKKPTYDYFGSGTPTRNKPMY from the coding sequence ATGAAGAAATATTTCTATAGATTATTACCAATTTGCCTGTTTATCCTTGTAATGACAGGCTGTAATGACACCGAGACGGTTATCTCTATCGGAGAAGCCCGGAATCTGGTGGCCGAAATCAGTACTCAAAGTGCTGCTATCGGAGATAATGTGACCTTTACTGTGAAGGTAGATCAGCAAGACAATCAGTTGGCACTCGAAGAAGATATAGACGTTGTTCTGACTTTTGCAGGTAAGAATGTAGAAGGAAAGGATGTCCCTGTATCTGATGTCTTTGAAGGCTTTGCCGGTCATCTTTTTATGAAGAAAGGTGAGAAACAGGGATTTACCGAATTTAAGGTAAAGAACGATCTGGCTAAATATCCTATATCGGGTACTATCACCGCTTATGTCAGAGGATACAAGATCAATGCGGCTGAACGTCCGATTGTGGTATCTGATAAACACTACACCATCTTGTCATTGAAGAACAATTCGGACAATACGGTGAAAGAGTATGGCTCATTTATTCTGGTCGCTACGGTAGGAGCGTCAGCTAAGGAAGATGTAGTCGTTCATATTGATGCGGGTGAAGATGCGGATAAATATGAGAATCTGCCGAGCGAATTGGTGGTGAAAGCCGGGTATAAAACAGCTGAATCTGAACTTATATGGGTGAAAGGAGAGAAAGGACCGAATACTTTCACTTCTGTGTCTATGTCTTTTGCTACCGATTCTGAAATTCATCCGGTATATGGGGACGAGTTGGAAATTAAGGTTACTGATACGGATGCAGGTTTGACTCCGGGCACCGAGTTAACCAATGAGCAATGGGTTTATACAGATCCGGATCAGATATTTGTATCAGCCAGCAATAAAAAGGCTGTAGAAAAATGGGATGAGGTCAGAGCTGCGTCAGCACTATTGATAAAGGAGGGTGATCCGCATCCGAATGAAGCGTTAGCTGCTGAAGGATGGACATTCCTGAATTCTTATGAGTTCCATCCGATTGATGCTTTGACAGAAGGTACCGGACTCCCCAATCAGTATGGTAATCGTCCTCCACGTTTTATGGCGGCACAGAATGTGGCTAACACACAGAAAGTACAAGCGGTTGTAAATGAGAAATATGCAACGATGACTCAAGATGGATATTTGAAAATGTGGTGTGCGTATGATCCGGGAATCAGTGTGACAGGGGAAATTACGGGAACAAGAGATTTTGGAGTTTCCTCCCTCTATGCAAGTAAGTTTGATGGTGTGCCTACGGGTGCTGATTCTTGGGAATCCAGCAATGTACGCATTTTGCCGGGCACTCGTGTGGAAGTTAGAATCCGTGTGCGTGGAAAGAAACACTCTTTCAACTCGGCAGTCTGGTTCCAAGGAAATATCAGAGGTGTGCAATGGTCTACCTATGGTGAGGTTGATCTTCTGGAAAATCCGGCTACCAATGCGAATCCGAATGGCGCTTGGCAGACTTTCCACTGGAATGATATATCCACTTCATCCGGTGATAAGTATAAACCGTCCTCAGGACAGTTGATAATATCGGATATGGATGAATTCGATATCTATTGGATGGAATGGAGAGATAATAACGAGATTGCTTTAGGTATTAATGGTAAAGAGAATGTACGCATGAGGACTGACGGCAGCTATACCGGAATAGCTAATGGAACGGCTTCATGGAACTCGTCTACACATTGGCCGTTTACGGACAAATACAATACGGAAGGGTTACATTTACTATTGACATTTGCCGGATGTAATGAATGGGCGCTTGGTGACGCTGCGGCAGAACAGGCTGCTAAAGATGGTAGTTGGGCAAACGACTTTAAGCATATTTCTTATCAGGAAAGTAAGTCTAGCAATGATACGCCACGTATGGAAATCGACTGGATACGTTTCTATAAGAAGCCAACCTACGACTATTTTGGAAGTGGTACTCCAACGCGTAACAAACCAATGTATTAA